From Haloplanus vescus:
TTTCTCCATCTCTATCGCCCTCCACCCCTGAAGGGCGAGAAAGACAGAGCAGCCGACTACCCCATCATCGCAGCGTCAGGCCATCGCGTCCTGGAACCGCTCACGAAGCGCGTCCTCACGTTCCTCGAACTGGTCGACCTTCTCCTGTAGATCGTCGCTGACGCGCTCGATGCTCGCGAGTGCCCGCTCGCCGGCGAGCGACGCCTGCGACCCGTCGTCGCTGTCGGCCTCCAGCTGCTCCTCGTAGGCTCGCTCGACCCGCCCGATGGTGCCCTCCGGGTTGAACAGGATGTCGTTGGCCGTGCGGACGTAGCCGTCCAGTGACGCACCCTCCTTGCCCTGGAAGAAGTGAGTGAGCGCGTACGTGGCGCCGGAATGGAGCGTCCACATATCGATCTCGACGGGAGAGGCCGCGTTGGCCTCCGCATCACTCGCGGCACGCTCGGCCAGGTAGTCCGGGAAGCCCAGCAGGCTGTAGAACTCCGTGACGGTGAACGGCAGGTCTGAGAAGTCGAGGTCGATGTCCTGTGCGTCACGGATGAACTCGAAGAGGTCGTCGGCGACGAGTTCGACCTGTGCGAGGAGTTCCTCCCACCAGCTCCGGAAGTTCCGCACGTCGCCGACGTGTTTGATGACCTCCTTGTCGGTGAGCGAGCGCATCGTGTTGGAACAATAGCCGTCCTGAGCGAACCCCTCCACGTAGACGGCGTGCTCGCCGAAGAAGTCGTAGCCCGACGTGACGCCCATCGTGATCGGGTCCGACCGGCCGGGGAGGCGCACCTCGAGGCCGTCGAACATGATGTCCATATGGACCTCGCCGCCGCCCCGGTAGCGACGAATCTCGCCGAACATCACGTCACCCAGCGGCGTTCCGTCGATAGTCTCCTCCCGAAGGACCTCCTCTAGAGGGCCGTAGACGTCGACCGGGTTGATGATCGAGTACGAGTCGGTCGGAATATGGAACAAGGAATCCGTTTCGGCGTCCTCCTCACGGGCCTGCTCTCGAGCGCGACTCGGCTCGACGAGCGCGTTGAACCGCTCCGTCTCGACCCACTCGTCGGTGTACGGATTCTTGTAGGCCACGGTCGACTCGACGGCCTGCGGGAGGTCGCGGATCGCCTCAGCGAAGCTCACGGTGTGTTTGCCGCCGTGACGCTGACGATACCACTCGGGTAGTTCGGTGTCGGTACGTCCATCGACGCCAGCGAAGATGGTTCTCGACTCTGGGTCTTTCATCGTAGTCACCTCGACGCAGGAACGCTCATCGACGGCTGCCTGCATCGTCTCGCGCCCTGCGCCCCTCTGCCGGGCGCAACAACAACACCACGTTAACCAACATTGACCCAGGCAACAGCCGACTGTTGGTTAATAACCAACCGGCGGCGACACATCTTACTGTCGTTACTCAGTACTTGAGCGACGAAGTCGTACCTGCTACGGGTTCGGAATCCACGGATGTCTCTCCCAGGGGAGATGGCTCAATCCGATTCTACTATATCCCGCAAAAGCTTATGTCGGGCACGTAAATCTCCTGCTGTCCAATCGCTCTCCGTGTCGTTACTCATTGAGTGAACAAGCGGGTTATAGTGAGCAACAGCATCTCGAAGGTCTTTCACATCCCATATTGTTGCCCCATATGATTCTAGATCTACCGGTAGCTGCTGCATCTCATCGGCCTCAGACAGGATGTCAAGTAGTTTCCCTACGGTACCCCCGGCTAGCTTGTCAGGTGCGAGATCGCCGACATAGGTCGTGCGGATGTGAATGTCGGTCTCAGTTTCCCAGTCCGGGATGTGTTCACGGATGATCTTTCGTAGTCGAATTTCAAACTGAGCGAGAAGCACGTACAGATACTGGTAGACGGGAATCTTGTTCAGGTCGAATCGGGTCACGATTCCCTCCGGATCATTTGGCTGGCCGACGAAACAGAACCGTTCTCCGTCTCTTCCTAGTCGTTCAATTACCGTCCCGACTTCTTCTCCGGGAGCGACGCAATCTGAGTCCGTTAGCGGCAGTACGTGTTCGGTGACGGGCTCTTCACCTCGTATCTCCATCTCTGCTCTGGAGACGTAGCCACGAAGTCCCTCTAGTTGCTCCGGATCATCGAAGACGAATGCAGCGTCGTAGTCCTCATAGTAGAGATCTAAGTAGACGAAGGCAGCGTCATCCTCAGCACTATATACATCCAACTCCGGGAAACATGTCGCTGTATGGCGAGCAGGCTCGCTGATTGTCGGTGAGGTTGCACTCGCCATGAGTTGGGACTCAACTTCTGATGGGTCTGGTCGGATTGATGATACCGCTGGGTCGAACTCCTCTGACTCCGGACTATTGACTTTGAGGAGCATGTGGGGAATATCGGCCTCAAAATGGTCGCGATCAACCGATTCAACATCTGCAACTTTCGGAGCCAAGTAACTGCGGAAGGGGCCCTTTGTCTCTTCTGTTTTGAATCCTCTCGTAGTCAAGAATACACCGTTTCCGTCCTCTGTTAGGACGTGTAGCGACCGTTCGAGAAACAGCAGGCCGGTATGGATACGGGCTGTATCCGGAGATATCTGAGCAAAGGAGGTAGCATACTCGCGCTGCTTTTCCTCACTCAGATCAATCCACTGGACGGTTGGCGGATAGCTAAGCACGAACTCAAACGAGTCAAGGCGTGCGTCCGCACTCAGATAGTCTCCGTTCCGAACCTCTACTTGGTCAGTGTAGTTCTCTCGAACCGTCTCGACATACTCGTCCTCTGTATCGATCGCAACCCCAGATGGTGGGTCATGCACCGAGTCCTCGAAATATCGTTCCACAGCAGAAATTAATTCACCTTTCCCACATCCCGGATACAGGATTCGCTTCCCGTACGTGGAGCTGATATCCTCGAAGAGGAGTTCAGCCATCCGATCAGCAACCGTCTCAGGAACACGAAATGGAGGCATAATCTCCCGTTTCGCATCCAACCTAATGACGTTATGCCGGGAGAGAGTGGTTCACTCATCTGAGTCGGTGGTCTCTGATTGGACTGTTTCGTGAACATTCTCCAGTTCCTCTCGGCGAGCCGACGCTCTGGTGGACGCTGATGTCGTGCTTTTTACAGAGCATTCGTTTGACTGTGAAGGTCATCTCGTCAAAATCGGCCGTCGTGATGCCGATGTCCTCCGGTGATAGGGTCTCATCAGCCGTTGATGTCTCGAAAACAGGTATCGGCCGCGATGTCGCTAGTGGGGAGCCGTCACTCGTCGCCTTCGAACCCCTCACGCGCGCGCGAATTCGCGCACGCTATTCGCGCGTAATTGGCGTCCTCAAGCGCTCTAACACCAGATTTATGGATTATGGGTGTATCTGTCCTGATAGAATGTCATCAGATCACTCTCGACTCAGGCTTGCCACCATGTTTAGTCGATTTCAGAGCCAGCCAGAGGAGGGTCGTTGAATATGCCGACGATCAACGCATACAAACACGATCTTGGTTACTACATCCGCGCTTGGACAACCGACCTCGGAAACATCAATTACAAGCTTCGCTCCCGGGGTAACACGATCATCGAACGCTTCGGATTGGAAGATGGTGACGAGATTTCGTGGGATACAATCCACGCTTTGAAATCGATTGGAGAAATCTACACCGAGGGATCCGGAACGCTCGGTCGCGATGACTTCGCCCCTCTTGATGGTGATACGAAAACTCTGTCAGAAGAGGAAGCGAAAAGACTGCTCGATTCAATTTTGGACGAGAAGAATCCGTCCGAGCAACGGATCAAGGAGCTCTGTGACATCTTAGACATAGAGCGTCCCGAGTCGAACATTGAGCGACTGGAGCAGGAGTTAGCATCCCGAATCGCCGGCATCACCAGTCGCGAGAGTTTCCAAACGGAGGTGACATTGAATGGTCCCGCCGATCAGGCAAGCATCTCTGTCAATATAGAGCCCTCGGAAGAATCCACAGAGCCACCTCTGGATTCCAAGATCAATCTTCTGCTGTTGGGCGATACGTCCCTCGATGATCCCGGGATTGCTCGACATGATATCTATCTCTGCGAGGAACATGGTCTCGAAGGATGGTCGTTTGCTTATTCGGGTTCGTGGGAGACCCATGCGGAGATGGCACGTCAGAAGGCAGAACTCATGCCAATCGTGATTCAGTGGTTCGACGATCTGAATATTGACTACGGCATTCCGAAGGAGAGTTTCGGCGGCGCTCAACGAGATCTCCTTGGATAGCATCCGCCCACACAGCCTTCGTCGCGGTATGCTCGGCTAGCGGTTATTGGAACTCACCTTCCCGGTGTCCCAGGCCTCGTGGTCGTTCCGGGGGCTGGCGGGGAAAGGAATCCGACGGCCG
This genomic window contains:
- a CDS encoding class I SAM-dependent methyltransferase — its product is MAELLFEDISSTYGKRILYPGCGKGELISAVERYFEDSVHDPPSGVAIDTEDEYVETVRENYTDQVEVRNGDYLSADARLDSFEFVLSYPPTVQWIDLSEEKQREYATSFAQISPDTARIHTGLLFLERSLHVLTEDGNGVFLTTRGFKTEETKGPFRSYLAPKVADVESVDRDHFEADIPHMLLKVNSPESEEFDPAVSSIRPDPSEVESQLMASATSPTISEPARHTATCFPELDVYSAEDDAAFVYLDLYYEDYDAAFVFDDPEQLEGLRGYVSRAEMEIRGEEPVTEHVLPLTDSDCVAPGEEVGTVIERLGRDGERFCFVGQPNDPEGIVTRFDLNKIPVYQYLYVLLAQFEIRLRKIIREHIPDWETETDIHIRTTYVGDLAPDKLAGGTVGKLLDILSEADEMQQLPVDLESYGATIWDVKDLRDAVAHYNPLVHSMSNDTESDWTAGDLRARHKLLRDIVESD